A window of the Planococcus citri chromosome 4, ihPlaCitr1.1, whole genome shotgun sequence genome harbors these coding sequences:
- the LOC135843024 gene encoding UDP-glucosyltransferase 2-like — MKNICMHIQYYMIILTILNFNATFINAIRILGLFAYPAKSHFTFNNAVLRSLANAGHDVTVFTSFPQDVAGENYTRVIDTSNEFSIQVANTTYDEFSKFSAYSILTVAFNHEKPLCEKLWNRKEIQDMMNSKEKLFDVIFVEIFFVYKCMLPLAHKMKIPVIGTTTYKSWIPSDIAANNPNHPAYIPYESSISWNPNNFYERLRNVWNYLTVYYYWNFITVPFLQQFHQDNFQQVMPFADYMSMVPSVIFCNAHHSFVSRPMNPNVIEVGGIHIKPPKLLPKNIEKFIEDAPNGVILFTFGSLIKTASIPNEIMTIILQAFAQIPQRVIMKYEIPLKNVPENVMVLNWLPQRDILEHNNVIAFISHCGQGGVNEAIYTATPILAIPFMFDQRVNAIYLERHGVAVQLELEQITKSTFLEALNNIVNDTKYRDNMQILSKEFKDRPISPQQSVVYWTEYVVRHNSAPHLNPISNELSWFQYLLIDVIIFVLLFVIIVVYILHTLLKNFRRNVLKLWKISCKIYLKKND; from the exons atgaaaaacatttgcATGCATATTCAA TACTACATGATTATTTTGACTATCTTGAATTTCAATGCAACATTCATCAACGCTATTAGAATATTGGGTTTATTTGCCTACCCTGCCAAAAGTCATTTCACCTTCAATAATGCAGTTTTGAGAAGTTTAGCGAATGCTGGCCACGACGTTACCGTATTTACTTCATTTCCCCAAGATGTTGCGGGTGAAAATTACACCAGGGTAATTGATACATCGAATGAATTTTCTATTCAAGTGGCAAATACAACTTACGACGAGTTTAGCAAATTCAGCGCTTATTCTATTTTAACGGTGGCGTTTAATCATGAAAAACCGTTGTGCGAAAAGCTCTGGAATAGGAAAGAGATTCAG GATATGATGAACTCAAAAGAGAAACTTTTCGATgtaattttcgtcgaaatttttttcgtctaTAAATGTATGCTACCCTtggcccataaaatgaaaatcccTGTCATCGGAACGACTACATATAAATCGTGGATACCCAGTGATATTGCTGCCAATAATCCAAATCATCCGGCTTATATTCCCTACGAATCGAGCATATCATGGAACCCGAATAATTTCTACGAACGTTTACGAAATGTCTGGAATTATCTGACGGTGTATTATTACTGGAATTTCATCACTGTTCCTTTTTTGCAACAGTTTCATCAAGATAATTTTCAGCAAGTGATGCCCTTTGCTGATTACATGAGTATGGTACCTTCGGTGATTTTTTGCAATGCGCATCATTCCTTTGTGAGCAGACCAATGAATCCGAATGTCATCGAAGTGGGCGGAATTCATATTAAACCTCCGAAATTACTTcctaaa aatattgaaaaattcatcgaagaCGCCCCAAATGGAGTCATTCTCTTCACATTTGGATCCCTGATAAAAACAGCATCTATACCAAATGAAATTATGACAATTATTCTACAAGCATTCGCTCAAATCCCACAAAGAGTAATCATGAAATACGAAATTCCGCTAAAAAATGTGCCTGAAAATGTTATGGTATTGAATTGGTTACCTCAAAGGGACATACTCG AGCACAATAACGTCATCGCATTCATCAGTCATTGTGGCCAAGGAGGGGTAAATGAAGCAATTTACACTgccactccaattttagcaattCCTTTTATGTTCGATCAACGTGTAAATGCGATATACTTGGAACGGCATGGAGTTGCAGTTCAATTAGAGTTGGAACAAATAACGAAATCAACCTTCTTGGAGGCTTTAAACAACATCGTCAATGATACGAA atatcgAGATAACATGCAAATATTGTCAAAAGAGTTCAAAGATCGACCCATATCGCCTCAACAAAGCGTCGTGTACTGGACAGAGTATGTTGTTAGACACAATAGTGCTCCTCATTTAAATCCAATTTCGAATGAATTAAGTTGGTTTCAATATTTATTAATCGATGTGATAATTTTCGTATTGTTATTTGTGATTATTGTCGTTTATATTTTACATACCTTACTGAAGAACTTTCGTCgaaatgtattgaaattatggaaaatttcgtgtaaaatttatttgaaaaaaaatgattga
- the LOC135843028 gene encoding UDP-glucosyltransferase 2-like, which produces MVKIQLFLILSASVFSIYPSNGFKILGIFPLPAKSHFTCNNAIMKSLIDAGHEVTVITSFPKQASAENYSSIIDVSEGEIIFVGQSTFDDFISQSPSKLLEKGMEIEFPYCAKVLNLPEIQRILNSNEKLYDAVFVEMLWFYRCFLPVAEKMKVPYIGTVTLRTWTMADHAINNPNHPAYIPIEIVTQKWQLDHIVGRILNVWSYFVVSWYENVVFPKILKQFHNDHIGQLNSLGNYLSMDPDLIFYNNHASLLPRPMNPNAIDIGGVHMKGVKPLPKEIQDFINQAKHGAILFTLGSVVRAATLSSETKKAFRDAFAELPQRVIWKFEEKIENLSSNVMVLDWVPQRDILEHKNVIAFISHCGLGGMNEAVYTATPVVACPLFCDQVDNAELLENLDVAVHLDIYDITKENVLNALNAIINDTRYYNNMQKLSKQFKDRPMTPQQSVAYWTEYVIRHQGASHLRSPASRLSWFQFLMLDVILVSASILVMFVYLLIYAFRILSSHFSQYRIFSAFDKPKNKKL; this is translated from the exons atggtgaaaattcaattgtttttg ATACTTTCTGCTTCAGTTTTCTCAATATACCCCAGTAACGGATTCAAAATATTGGGAATATTTCCACTACCTGCTAAAAGTCATTTCACATGCAATAATGCCATCATGAAAAGCTTGATTGATGCTGGCCACGAAGTCACCGTTATCACATCGTTTCCTAAGCAAGCTTCCGCAGAAAATTACTCATCAATTATCGATGTTTCCGAaggagaaattatttttgttggcCAATCAACATTTGACGATTTTATTTCGCAGAGTCCTTCTAAACTTCTAGAAAAAGGGATGGAAATAGAATTTCCATACTGTGCGAAAGTTCTAAACTTGCCGGAAATTCAg agaataTTGAATAGCAATGAAAAACTATACGATGCGGTATTCGTTGAAATGTTATGGTTCTATAGATGTTTTTTACCAgttgctgaaaaaatgaaggtaCCCTACATTGGAACAGTTACTCTGAGAACCTGGACCATGGCAGATCACGCAATTAATAATCCTAATCATCCAGCTTATATTCCCATCGAAATAGTGACCCAAAAATGGCAACTAGATCATATTGTAGGACGAATACTAAATGTTTGGAGCTATTTCGTTGTATCCTGGTATGAAAATGTCGTTTTCCCGAAAATATTGAAGCAATTTCACAACGATCACATTGGACAACTAAACTCACTGGGAAATTATTTATCCATGGAtccagatttgattttttataacaaTCACGCCTCTTTGTTACCCAGACCAATGAATCCTAATGCAATTGATATTGGAGGAGTACATATGAAAGGTGTCAAACCTTTGccaaag GAAATTCAAGATTTCATCAATCAGGCAAAACATGGAGCTATTTTATTCACACTTGGGTCAGTTGTTCGAGCAGCGACCTTGTCTTCCGAAACTAAGAAGGCGTTTAGAGATGCGTTTGCGGAACTACCTCAAAGAGTTATTTggaaattcgaagaaaaaattgaaaacttatcCAGTAATGTAATGGTACTCGATTGGGTTCCTCAACGAGATatcctag AGCATAAAAATGTGATAGCCTTCATCAGTCATTGCGGATTGGGAGGTATGAACGAAGCAGTTTATACCGCAACACCTGTGGTCGCTTGTCCCTTATTTTGTGACCAAGTGGACAATGCGGAGTTACTGGAGAATTTAGACGTAGCAGTTCATTTAGATATTTATGATATTACCAAAGAAAATGTACTGAATGCGTTGAATGCAATTATTAATGATACAAG ATATTACAATAATatgcaaaaattatcgaaacaGTTCAAAGATCGACCAATGACACCGCAACAAAGTGTCGCTTATTGGACCGAATACGTAATTAGGCATCAAGGTGCATCTCACTTGAGAAGTCCTGCATCTCGGTTATCCTGGTTCCAATTTTTGATGCTCGATGTGATATTAGTTTCGGCATCAATTCTAGTCATGTTTGTGTATTTATTGATTTATGCTTTCAGAATTCTATCGTCTCATTTTTCGCAATACAGAATCTTCAGTGCGTTTgataaaccaaaaaataaaaaactttga
- the LOC135843022 gene encoding UDP-glucosyltransferase 2-like, whose translation MEMMKLALFIVVLYTPVFLIHPCNGYKILGIFPLAAKSHFTCNNAIMKSLIESGHEVTVITSFPEQASAENYSSIIDVSGTKLHFVGQSTFDEYITQSAFKILQMGSEIEFEYCSKVLNSPEIQRMLNSDEKLYDVIFVEILYFYQCFLPVAEKMKIPVIGTETLRTWIVADHAIHNPHHPAYIPFEIVTQKWKLDHVVGRIINAWDHIVVLWYENFVFPNILQQFHNDHIEQLGSLGKYLSMEPELIFYNNHASLLPRPINPNVIEIGGIHMKDFKPLPKDIQEFIDGAEHGVILFTLGSVVRAATLSPEYQKAFRDAFAEIPQRVIWKFENKIENLSHNVMIRDWVPQRDILEHENVIAFISHCGLGGMNEAVYTATPVVACPLFCDQVDNAELLENLDVAVHLDIYDITKENVLNALNAIINDTRYYNNMQKLSNQFKDRPMTPQQSVVYWTEYVIRHQGASHLRSPASRLSWFQFLMLDVIFISASILVIFVYLLICTFRILSSHFSQYRIFSVSDKLENKKL comes from the exons ATGGAAATGATGAAGCTCGCACTTTTTATTGTT GTACTTTATACTCCAGTTTTCCTAATACACCCTTGTAACGGATATAAAATATTGGGAATCTTTCCACTGGCTGCCAAAAGTCATTTCACGTGTAATAATGCCATCATGAAAAGCTTGATCGAATCTGGCCACGAAGTGACCGTCATCACATCATTTCCTGAACAAGCTTCCGCAGAAAATTACTCTTCGATCATCGATGTTTCTGGAACGAAGTTACACTTTGTTGGACAATCAACATTCGACGAATATATTACGCAAagtgctttcaaaattttacaaatgggAAGCGAAATAGAATTTGAGTATTGTTCCAAAGTTCTCAACTCACCAGAAATCCAA AGAATGTTGAATAGCGATGAGAAATTATACGATGTcatatttgttgaaattttatacttttatcaatgttttttgcCTGTTGCCGAAAAAATGAAGATACCTGTTATCGGAACAGAAACTCTGAGGACGTGGATTGTAGCAGATCATGCAATTCATAATCCCCATCATCCAGCTTATATTCCTTTCGAAATAGTGACCCAAAAATGGAAACTAGATCATGTTGTAGGGCGAATAATCAACGCATGGGATCATATCGTGGTCTTGTGGTAtgagaattttgtttttccaaacattttgcaacaatttcACAATGATCACATTGAACAACTCGGCTCTCTGGGGAAATATTTATCCATGGAACCAGAGTTAATTTTCTATAACAATCACGCTTCTCTGTTACCTAGACCAATAAATCCAAATGTGATTGAAATTGGAGGAATACATATGAAAGATTTTAAACCTTTGCCAAAG GATATTCAAGAATTTATCGATGGAGCAGAACATGGTGTCATTTTATTCACACTTGGATCAGTTGTTCGAGCTGCTACGTTGTCCCCCGAATATCAGAAGGCGTTTAGAGATGCTTTTGCAGAGATACCGCAAAGAGTCATATGGAagttcgaaaacaaaattgaaaacttatcTCACAATGTGATGATACGCGACTGGGTTCCTCAACGAGATATCCTAG agCATGAAAATGTGATAGCCTTCATCAGTCATTGCGGATTGGGAGGTATGAATGAAGCAGTTTACACCGCAACACCTGTGGTCGCTTGTCCCTTATTTTGTGACCAAGTGGACAATGCGGAGTTATTGGAGAATTTAGACGTAGCAGTTCATTTAGATATTTATGATATTACCAAAGAAAATGTACTCAATGCCTTGAATGCAATTATTAATGATACAAG ATATTACAATAATatgcaaaaattatcgaatCAGTTTAAAGATCGACCAATGACACCGCAGCAAAGTGTCGTTTACTGGACCGAATACGTGATTAGGCATCAAGGTGCATCCCACCTCAGAAGCCCTGCATCTCGATTATCCTGGTTCCAATTTTTGATGCTCGATGTGATATTTATTTCGGCGTCAATTCTAGTCATTTTTGTGTATTTATTGATTTGTACTTTCAGAATTCTATCGTCTCATTTTTCACAATACAGAATCTTCAGTGTGTCTGATAaactagaaaataaaaaactttga
- the LOC135843032 gene encoding UDP-glucosyltransferase 2-like — MKSLIESGHEVAVITSFPEQASAENYSSIIDVSEKKLHLVGQSTFDEFSTQNVFKVFSMGPKDIEFSYCSKVLNLPEIQRILNSDEKLYDVVFVEILSFYKCFLPAAEKMKIPVIGTVTLRTWITADHAIHNPNHPAYIPYELVTQKWKLDHIVGRLINAWNHIVVLWYENFVFSRKLKQFHNDYIEQLDSLGLGKYLSMEPDLIFYNNHASLLPRPMNPNAIEIGGIHMKGAKTLPKDIHEFIDGAEHGVILFTLGSVVRAASLSPENQKAFRDAFAEIPQRVIWKFEDKIENVSHNVMILDWVPQRDILEHKNVIAFISHCGLGGTNEAVYTATPVVACPLFCDQVDNAELLENIDVAVRLDIYDITKENVLNALNAIINDTRYYNNMQKLSKQFKDRPMTPQQSVVYWTEYVIRHQGASHLKSPASRLSWYQFLMLDVLLIVALILAVFVCLFICTFRILSSLFLQFKCINEALSGKPKNKKL, encoded by the exons ATGAAAAGCTTGATCGAATCTGGCCACGAAGTGGCCGTCATTACGTCGTTTCCTGAACAAGCTTCCGCTGAAAATTACTCTTCAATCATCGATGTTTCTGAAAAGAAGTTGCACCTTGTTGGGCAATCAACATTCGACGAATTTAGCACGCAAAacgttttcaaagttttttcaatgGGACCCAAAGACATAGAATTTTCGTATTGTTCCAAAGTTCTCAACTTACCAGAAATCCAA AGAATATTGAATAGCGATGAGAAATTATACGATGTGGTATTTGTTGAAATATTGTCGTTCTATAAATGTTTTTTGCCGGCTGCCGAAAAAATGAAGATACCTGTTATCGGTACAGTCACACTGAGGACATGGATAACAGCAGATCATGCAATTCATAATCCTAATCATCCGGCTTACATACCTTACGAATTAGTGACCCAAAAATGGAAACTTGATCATATTGTAGGACGATTAATCAACGCATGGAATCATATCGTCGTCTTGTGGTACgagaatttcgttttttcaagaaaattgaagCAATTTCACAATGATTACATTGAACAACTTGACTCTCTGGGTCTGGGGAAATATTTATCCATGGAACCAGATTTAATTTTCTATAACAATCACGCGTCTCTGTTACCCAGACCAATGAATCCAAATGCGATTGAAATTGGAGGAATACATATGAAAGGTGCTAAAACTTTGCCAAAG GATATTCACGAATTTATCGATGGAGCAGAACATGGTGTCATTTTATTCACACTCGGATCAGTTGTTCGAGCAGCGTCCTTGTCTCCTGAAAATCAGAAGGCATTTAGAGATGCTTTTGCAGAGATACCGCAAAGGGTCATATGGAAGTTCgaagacaaaattgaaaacgtatCTCACAATGTGATGATACTCGACTGGGTTCCTCAACGAGATATCCTAG AGCATAAAAATGTGATAGCCTTCATCAGTCATTGCGGATTGGGAGGTACAAATGAAGCAGTTTACACCGCAACACCCGTCGTTGCTTGTCCCTTATTTTGTGACCAAGTGGACAATGCGGAGTTACTGGAGAATATAGACGTAGCAGTTCGTTTAGATATTTATGATATTACCAAAGAAAATGTACTTAATGCGTTGAATGCAATTATTAATGACACAAG ATATTACAATAATATGCAAAAGTTATCTAAGCAATTCAAAGATCGACCAATGACACCACAGCAAAGCGTAGTTTATTGGACCGAATATGTGATTAGACATCAAGGTGCATCACATTTGAAAAGTCCTGCATCTCGGTTATCCtggtatcaatttttaatgctcGATGTCCTGCTCATTGTGGCATTAATTCTAGCAGTTTTTGtatgtttatttatttgtactttcagaattttgtcatctctttttttgcaattcaaatGCATTAATGAAGCCTTATCTGGtaaacctaaaaataaaaaactctga
- the LOC135843025 gene encoding UDP-glucosyltransferase 2-like isoform X1, with the protein MMRFALFLIIYSSVFPIPPSIGFKILGIFTLPAKSHFTFNNAIMKNLIDSGHEVTIFTPFPELASAENYSSIIDVSEKNLSFVGQATFDEFTTQNPFKIFDQATEADLLLCSKVINSPEMQKILNSDEKLFDVVFLETLFIYQCYLPVAEKIMNIPFIGTLSLRSWVWADHAIHNPNHPAYISFEAVTQKWKLEHIFGRIINVFNHIVLLWYRNFVGPKLLKQFHNDHIDQLNSLGKYLNMEPELIFYNNHASLFSRPMNPNAIEIGGIHMKNAKPLPENIKKFIDGAEHGVILFSLGSIVRAATLSLQNQEAFRDAFAEIPQRVIWKFEEKLENLSSNVMILEWLPQRDILEHEKVIAFISHCGLGSTNEAVYTATPVVACPLFSDQIDNAESLENLGAAVHLDIYDITKENVLNALNAIINDTRYYNNMQKLSKTFKDRPMTPQQSVVYWTEYVIRHQGASHLMSPASQLYWYQFLMLDVLLVVALILAVFVYLFICTFRIILSSLFLQFKNNEALSGKPKNKKL; encoded by the exons ATGATGAGATTTGcactttttttg ATAATTTATTCTTCAGTTTTTCCAATACCTCCCAGTATTGGATTCAAAATATTAGGAATATTTACACTACCCGCTAAAAGTCATTTCACATTCAATAATGCTATCATGAAAAACTTGATCGATTCTGGTCACGAAGTTACCATCTTCACGCCCTTTCCTGAGTTAGCTTCCGCAGAAAATTACTCTTCAATCATCGATGTTTCTGAAAAGAATCTTTCTTTCGTTGGGCAAGCAACATTCGACGAATTCACCACacaaaatcctttcaaaatttttgatcaagcAACTGAAGCTGATTTACTGTTATGCTCTAAAGTTATCAACTCGCCAGAAATGCAA AAAATACTGAacagtgatgaaaaattattcgatgtgGTATTTCTTGAAACACTATTCATCTATCAATGCTATTTACCGGtagctgaaaaaataatgaatatacCTTTCATCGGAACTCTGAGCCTGAGAAGCTGGGTTTGGGCGGATCATGCAATACATAATCCCAACCATCCAGCTTACATCTCTTTCGAAGCAGTCACACAAAAATGGAAACTGGAGCATATTTTTGGGCGAATTATCAATGTATTTAATCACATCGTCCTATTGTGGTATAGGAATTTCGTTGGACCTAAATTATTGAAGCAATTTCACAACGATCACATCGATCAACTCAACTCTTTGGGGAAATATTTGAATATGGAACCtgagttaattttttataacaatCACGCTTCCTTGTTCTCCAGACCAATGAATCCAAATGCGATTGAAATCGGAGGAATACACATGAAAAATGCTAAACCTTTGCCAGAG aatatcaaaaaattcatcgatgGGGCAGAACATggtgttattttattttcgctCGGATCAATTGTTCGAGCTGCAACTTTGAGCCTTCAAAATCAGGAGGCGTTTAGAGATGCTTTTGCCGAAATACCTCAAAGAgttatttggaaatttgaagaaaaattggaaaatttatccaGCAATGTGATGATACTCGAATGGTTACCTCAGCGAGATATCCTAG AACATGAAAAGGTGATAGCCTTTATCAGTCATTGTGGATTGGGAAGTACGAATGAAGCAGTGTATACAGCGACGCCTGTGGTTGCTTGCCCCTTATTCTCGGACCAAATCGACAATGCAGAGTCATTGGAAAATTTGGGTGCAGCAGTTCATTTAGATATTTATGATATTACCAAAGAAAATGTACTCAATGCGTTGAATGCAATTATCAATGATACCAG atATTACAATAACAtgcaaaaactgtcaaaaacaTTTAAAGATCGACCAATGACACCACAGCAAAGTGTTGTTTATTGGACCGAATACGTGATTAGGCATCAAGGGGCATCTCACTTGATGAGTCCAGCGTCTCAGTTGTATTGGTACCAATTTCTAATGCTCGATGTCCTGCTCGTTGTGGCATTAATTTTAGCAGTTTTTGTATACTTATTTATTTGTACTTTCAGAATAATTTTGTCGtctctttttttacaattcaaaaacaatgaaGCCTTATCTGGtaaacctaaaaataaaaaactttga
- the LOC135843025 gene encoding UDP-glucosyltransferase 2-like isoform X2 encodes MMRFALFLKILNSDEKLFDVVFLETLFIYQCYLPVAEKIMNIPFIGTLSLRSWVWADHAIHNPNHPAYISFEAVTQKWKLEHIFGRIINVFNHIVLLWYRNFVGPKLLKQFHNDHIDQLNSLGKYLNMEPELIFYNNHASLFSRPMNPNAIEIGGIHMKNAKPLPENIKKFIDGAEHGVILFSLGSIVRAATLSLQNQEAFRDAFAEIPQRVIWKFEEKLENLSSNVMILEWLPQRDILEHEKVIAFISHCGLGSTNEAVYTATPVVACPLFSDQIDNAESLENLGAAVHLDIYDITKENVLNALNAIINDTRYYNNMQKLSKTFKDRPMTPQQSVVYWTEYVIRHQGASHLMSPASQLYWYQFLMLDVLLVVALILAVFVYLFICTFRIILSSLFLQFKNNEALSGKPKNKKL; translated from the exons ATGATGAGATTTGcactttttttg AAAATACTGAacagtgatgaaaaattattcgatgtgGTATTTCTTGAAACACTATTCATCTATCAATGCTATTTACCGGtagctgaaaaaataatgaatatacCTTTCATCGGAACTCTGAGCCTGAGAAGCTGGGTTTGGGCGGATCATGCAATACATAATCCCAACCATCCAGCTTACATCTCTTTCGAAGCAGTCACACAAAAATGGAAACTGGAGCATATTTTTGGGCGAATTATCAATGTATTTAATCACATCGTCCTATTGTGGTATAGGAATTTCGTTGGACCTAAATTATTGAAGCAATTTCACAACGATCACATCGATCAACTCAACTCTTTGGGGAAATATTTGAATATGGAACCtgagttaattttttataacaatCACGCTTCCTTGTTCTCCAGACCAATGAATCCAAATGCGATTGAAATCGGAGGAATACACATGAAAAATGCTAAACCTTTGCCAGAG aatatcaaaaaattcatcgatgGGGCAGAACATggtgttattttattttcgctCGGATCAATTGTTCGAGCTGCAACTTTGAGCCTTCAAAATCAGGAGGCGTTTAGAGATGCTTTTGCCGAAATACCTCAAAGAgttatttggaaatttgaagaaaaattggaaaatttatccaGCAATGTGATGATACTCGAATGGTTACCTCAGCGAGATATCCTAG AACATGAAAAGGTGATAGCCTTTATCAGTCATTGTGGATTGGGAAGTACGAATGAAGCAGTGTATACAGCGACGCCTGTGGTTGCTTGCCCCTTATTCTCGGACCAAATCGACAATGCAGAGTCATTGGAAAATTTGGGTGCAGCAGTTCATTTAGATATTTATGATATTACCAAAGAAAATGTACTCAATGCGTTGAATGCAATTATCAATGATACCAG atATTACAATAACAtgcaaaaactgtcaaaaacaTTTAAAGATCGACCAATGACACCACAGCAAAGTGTTGTTTATTGGACCGAATACGTGATTAGGCATCAAGGGGCATCTCACTTGATGAGTCCAGCGTCTCAGTTGTATTGGTACCAATTTCTAATGCTCGATGTCCTGCTCGTTGTGGCATTAATTTTAGCAGTTTTTGTATACTTATTTATTTGTACTTTCAGAATAATTTTGTCGtctctttttttacaattcaaaaacaatgaaGCCTTATCTGGtaaacctaaaaataaaaaactttga